CGAGCGGAATTGGATCGAGTGCGTCGGCAAAGGCAGTTGCTTCGCCAGAAAcggaaacaacaaaattatccCATTGTGGCCGTGGTGGGCTACACAAATGCTGGCAAGACCTCTTTGATCAAGGCTCTCACTGTCGAAGATGCATTGCAGCCAAGGAACCAATTGTTTGCCACCCTCGATGTGACAGCGCATGCAGGTTGTTTACCTTGCAATCTGCAGGTGATTTACATGGACACCGTGGGCTTTATGTCTGACTTGCCAACGGGTCTGTTTGAATGCTTTGTGGCTACTTTGGAGGATGCCATGCTGGCGGTAAGTGAACTGCTTtagttagttttattttattttaatgttctcTATTCGCAGGATGTTATAGTGCACGTCCAGGACCTTTCTCATCCATGTCATGCCGCCCAACGCTATCATGTGGAGGCCACACTTCGTTCTTTGGCCTTTAATGTTGCCAATGGAGATTCGACGGCCAGCCAATTACCACCGATTATAAATGTATACAACAAATGTGATTTGGTATTCTCAAAGGCTCAGTCTTCTTCCGATCCGGTGCATCATATTTCAGCCCGAGCACAGACTGGATTGGAACCACTTCTAGACGACATCGAGCAACAAATTTTGAACGCCACTGGGCGCAGAAAACTCCAGATGAGGGTGCCCAGTGGTGGACCTGAAATGGCCTGGCTGTATAAAAACGCAGCGGTGGTGGAAACTATAGCGGATGAGGAAAATCCCGAGCGACTGATGATGCATGTGGTCATAAGCCAACCCACTTTGGACAAGTTCAAACGTCAGTTCTGTCGGTGAGCCTCTCTTAAAGTCAGATGAATCAAGTTTCTTGGGCGCAACTGGCACCtactaaatttttattattgctctggttttagttttatttggtttagtTGCTAGAGGGTGAAGTTAGGATCGGTGTTGATTTCTCATTTTTAATtctgtataaatataaaattatctaccacaaaaataaaaatctaaaaatatcaTTATATAGAATATTTGTATTGCACTCTTCTGACATTTTTGTGCTGTGGTTTCCTTTAGGAATAAGCGGACCTCAACCCAAATGGGTTTACGTCTGATTTAAccgtttttatatatatctagGGGCAAGTTTTGTGTCttgcctttatttattttttttgaggtgCTGACTTTTGTATTGGCAcaatagaatatttaaaaataatcccCGGATGACGAAAATAACCAACTTAAGAATATGAAATGAAACACAAACATAACACCagattaaaataacaaaaacttttccTTAAGAATTAACAAAAATGCATCCATCACGCTATCGAAAATAAAGAATAGTTTACATACATAATTGGTTGCCATTGTTATAAAcgattgtaaattaaaaaggatTTACAAAGTTACGCTATCACTCACTTGGAATAAAAACAACTACCCAACtaagtatttaaaatgcatcttgctagttttaaaactttcaaaCCTTTGCAAGAGCTTAACTAACTGCGCTTTAAAAATCTTGAAATTGTGCATTTTTGTGTCATGTGATTTCTGTTGGGAACCATTTCTAGAATTCCTcggcaaaaaatatatggaaTATATATTTCGATGGGATCTACCAGTAACCGCTTTATCTATACAAAAAcgattttgatcaaaattCGATTTCTTGCAAGTGTGTGTTTTGGCGTTTAagttaatttcatttgtttttcatgGCAAACTGGACATAAAATATCAGTTTTTAGGCTTAAAAATACTCTtagcactcacacacacgcacttTCTAGGATGGATCGACTTATTTTTGTATGTCAAGAAAGGGGAAATCAAGATAGTCGACACGAAAAATAagataattgttttaataccttttaaaattttttttcgagtAGAGTTGCAAAAACTATATATGGGGAATGTCAAATTTTAGCTATTGGGTAGCTAAAACATATTGGCTTTAGAATCATATTCTACTCTTAATAAgcaatacttaaataaatacatctTTAAGGTAATaggaaaaaatgtttgaatttgtTCGTAGGTTACTCTTTTTGACTAACAAAATCGATCCAACCTAACCAGACACCCCTAAACCTACGTGAATGAATGGGAGGAAACGATGATCCAGTGGAGCAGCTGCCAAATTGGAGCCACCACCACAATGAAAAACAGAATGCAGATGATGCGACAATTCTTGAGCAGGCCGACAACAAACTGGATGAACTGCATGGGTAATGAAATGTTAATTGTACTACACTGTATGGGACTCGATCCGGAATCGGGACTTGGATCGGTTTCCCCCGTCGACGTCGACCTCTTGCCATTTGCCAGTTATAACTTGGCTATGTGAAACTGGGCCTGCTGGTTGGCCGCCGTCGAGTATTGGGCGAATGGCATTAGTTGGCAGTACTCGAGGAGAAGATGTTCCAGCTCCTGCAGGCACTTTCCTGGAGTCCCAGCGATCTTCATCTGCCCCGAGTCCTTACACTTGAGGATGTAGCCCCGCTGGATCAGGGCGTAGATGGCTATGTTGAGATTGTCCAGCGCCAGGCAATATGGATGGACATGTGAGGCAGATCCTCCAtgttgctgcagcagctgctccacATGTTGCTGGACGCGAACAAGCAGATCCTTGTTACTGAACTCAAAATCCAGAGGAATCTGCAAGGGGAAATTGCAATTATAAGCTTTTCTTAGTATATTAGTATAAtaagatatatacatatattctaTTTGCTGAAAAGTATTTAGCAGTTAAAAGGAAGCTTTTTCGAATTTACAAGGTATATATACTTGATCAGGATAAATCCGTCCGTATGAACGCGGAGATCTCAAAAACTATTAAAGCCAGagatttaaatctaaaaagtTGATTGTAGTTATGCCTTTGCAGcgcagtttatttaaaaaaagtcagTATATGTTGACATACCAAAAATTTTCTAAATCGAACCATATTTTTAGAAGTGATTAGGAAAGTTTTAATTATGACGTCACTTTGTGTTTAAAAGAGCGctgttttaatttagtttctaGTTTTAATCCTATAGCTCATCAGATGGCACCACCTAAAATCAGATTGTTTTCTAggtacatatttattttgaaatttgaaagcTAAGTAATTGGTATCTAATAGTATGGTATCACCttgtttttatgtaactttGCTAAAATTAAAGACTACACCCACCTTTCTTAACGTGACCACCAGCTGGTAGTAGAGGCACAGGAATGGCGCCAGGGCGGCCAGTATAACATGCGAGCACTCATTGTCCTGCACCCTGATCCTGCCGCTCTtctccaccaccaccactcgTTCGTCCAGGAGCAGCTGCAGATGCGTTTCAAACTCCGCCGCCTCGCGATTCGACTCAATGATGAACTCGTGCTGGAACAGTGCATCCATGGTGGTCACATGCGAGTGCAGGGCACTCAAACTGGCATCGTATGAGATGGTGTCTGCTGTTGATAGCTGATTTTCCTGATTTCTCTGCTCCTTGAGAGCTGCCAGAAGAAGGTAAGCTGGCCTGGCCAGCCAAAACATGCAGGGGTTGATGTAGAGCTGCAGGGCCAACATGGGTACAGCCACGGCCATGGTTTGTGGACAAAGAGCATGGGCCTTCATGCGCCTCACATCGATCTTTTCCGCCAATTGTTTGGCTGCCATTGGCGTAAACTGCAATCTGGCTGCCGCAAAATGTAGGATATTCGAGTGTATCTCTACGGCATCTATAATATCCGCCTTGATGCTACTGGGCGTAGTGCTAACATGGGCTCCAAGTTGCTCGAAAATACGCTTCAGATGCAAAACTCCACGGGATAACTCATCGATATTCACATTCTTTTGGGCATACAATTGACTGGCGTAGTACAAGCTCAACAGATTAAAAGTGCTAATCACAATGCGACGCTGCTGTTGGTAGATAATCTCATTGGCCAGCTGCTTGACCAGTTCCACCTCCTGTCGATTGAGCTTCTGCAGGTGACCACCAACTCCTGCTCTTTGCATCCTCTGTCCACTGTCGTGTCCAAAGAACTCCTTCACCGAAATCGGTTCTCCAAAATCCAGGAACATCTTGCCAAATCGCTCGTCAATGATTTTTAATGCCTTAAAGAAACCCTTTGTCGACTCCTTGGGTTTGGGCACTCCCAGCAGTTCATAAACGAACAATTGCTCCTCCAGAACTCGTTCGTAGGCCACACTTACGGGCACAATCATCACATCCGGCACTTCACCAGTGAAATACGGTAGCAGAGCCATTGATAGGAGTCCTATTTTGGGTACCAGGGCTTTGAAATTCCTTGAGCGAGTGCCCTCAATGAAGAACTCCACGCCAATGTGGTAATTAGCCACCAGTGCGTACATGTACTCCCGGAAAATGTCCCAGTAGAGCTCATCATTCGAAAAGCTGCGCCGCATGAAGAAGGCTCCCGTTTTTCTCAACATGGTGCCCATGCCAAACATCGAGTGGaaatctaaaaacaaattaagaaaatgtttatattagaAACATTTCACGTAAGGTGATCACACAGTTAAAGTGAATTaaacattataattaaatgattaTCTTAATTCTGATCTGAAACAAATTAAGgaaatattaacattacaaGATAATTTAGATTAATgacaaaatgtattatttttaattctattacaattttaattgtttttttaaactgtgTGCTTATGGTGTCgcttttaactatttttatttataataataataatattactaCTTTTGAATGaagaaaatacatattaaatacttGAGCTATACTTGAGCAAATATGGAATTTTAACACCTTTAAATAACAAGCTAACTCTAGCTCAACGAAAAGTTGACATTTTGATTTGCTAATTCGTActaattgaaatgcaaacaGATTAAAAATGTAGCATGTCAttagtaataaatattttaacgttaaaaaacGATAACAATATTATGACAATGTGTTAAATGAAAAGCaaacatctaaatttttaGCACGATTTTCGCTATAAAAGTTGTAAGAGAATGCGGAAAATGGGATTTCTATGAACTATAGACCATAGGCTTTTCAAAAATCTAACCCAGGCAGCAATTTTCGAATTtctataatacatttttctttttatgacTAAcatctaaaacattttttcatatatgAGCAAATTGTGCAGAAAACGTTTAAactaataacattaaaatgttatttatttagctaAGTTTACCTTAGATTATATTTAGCTAAATGAACACTagaaaagttttcattttatttatttatttatagtagtAAAATCCTTATCTgactaaattatatataatttcttaTAGCTACCTTATTCTAGAAAGTTGGTTCTTTTGTAACCAACGAGTAACAAATATGCTCATAAAATACAGATTCTGAAACCATTAATGTAACCTTTGATCCActttaaaaagaatatttcTCACTAAATTGTTTGTACTTTTTTATCACATTTTATATGAGAAATGGCAGAGAAATATGGCTTCAAACGTACCCATTCCGGCCGCAATTCCTGGTATCTCAATGTCGTAGTAGTAGCAGATGTACGACATTAGGATAAAGTCCATGTAGCTTCGATGACTGGGGAGGTAGAGCACCGGGCACTTGCCCATATCCTTGCGGACATTGGCCATGCTGGCCGAATTGACATAGAATCCATCGCAGATCCTTTTGCCGATCGCTGTGATGGCGATGCCGCACCATCGTATGATGGCCATATTCCGCTCCAGACCGATTTCATCGATGATCGCCCTGGCCTGACGTTCCAGCTGCTTTTCGGGCTGTCCCGATTCCTTGGCATAGTGCTCCACAATGGATCGCAGTTTGTCACTCTTGAGCACATGCTGCTTGAGCTTCTGGGGATTGAGATATTTCTCGAACTCGTAGGCCACCTGCGGATTGAACTCCCTGGTCATGGAGGCCTCATTTCCCGCGGCTATGATGTTCTTGAAATTCTTCATGTAATCCGCCGCAGCACTGGGGCTTTTTTTCTCGTCCTGATCACTGGATTCACCACCTCCCGGATGCCGCTCCATCGCACTGTGTGTGCTTCACCtgtgaaaatggaaaacaacgTGCGTGAATCTCTCTGGAGGTaactgaacaaaaataaaaggaaaacaacgTCGAGTGCGGGGCTATTTGACGAATCAACTGTCAAGCAAGTCGGCCCCACTTAACAGACATGACACACAGACACACTGCCACTGCTGTTTGCTGAGATATCGCTTGCACtcgcaaaaaattatttacctattaattaccaaaaaaaaccaaaaggttttgacttttaaaaaacaaatatgggTAGATAtctcataaaaaattaacaaaaataaaaaaaaaatcggcccTCAAAGCATAATTTATTGGAAAATCAAATgtgaaaacgaaaacaatatttttaaacttttagaaatgtattttgttgCAAGTCAATAGgcttaaataaacaaaatattatgaaatgatttataaaagatatttaaaaatactttcagAATCTATATAcgaaaaaaagttgttaagaCTTGCTTTACAAAAtcattaatttcgttttattgcaaacaatttaaaaaataatataaatacattgtagagttgattttttttttcagtgaatCTTTTTTTGACAGTCTCTGGTTCTATCGTTGAATAACAaagaatttattgaaaatcaaaataaataaaaaaaaacagtaagcAAAAGGTTTTATGACAACTGTTTAAAGCAGTTTTGAATATTATATTGCAAAAGGAGTTAGTGACAAAATactataaaagtatttttataactttaattataTCTTTTCAACATTGagtgatttttaaagtttttttttgtgtgagtGCATTGCAGGTTTATTATCTGACAGATTGGAAGCAGTTGAGGTAATCAACGACCACTGACGAGAGACGAATACTCTAGCCATTGCGTGTTAAAGGTGTGTTTGCCCTCAAAATGTTGTCGTTAATCTCGAAAACTCgcttaacttaaaattaaatccgAAATTCTCTCCACAGTTTTTAAAGTGAAGctagatttttaaattacttttaaccTATGTTGAAATCTAATAAACTCTGTTTTTTGATGTAAATTGAAAAGGgaacatttattatttcgtaaggagtttttaaatttggtagTCAAAAAAGTCAAGGTGACAGCACTggctgttaaaaaaaacatttatagcAATCGCTATAAAACCTATGCCAAGTTTTGTGCCGATTTAGTGAAGCGTGGAGGTAATAAGTGACATAATTGAATTAATTCGTGTCACGACACGTTCGCATTTCTGTTGATAACGTCACTCATCAGGTGAGGCAACAACACCTCCCGCCCAGGTGTT
This genomic window from Drosophila gunungcola strain Sukarami chromosome 3R, Dgunungcola_SK_2, whole genome shotgun sequence contains:
- the LOC128258661 gene encoding dihydroxyacetone phosphate acyltransferase — its product is MERHPGGGESSDQDEKKSPSAAADYMKNFKNIIAAGNEASMTREFNPQVAYEFEKYLNPQKLKQHVLKSDKLRSIVEHYAKESGQPEKQLERQARAIIDEIGLERNMAIIRWCGIAITAIGKRICDGFYVNSASMANVRKDMGKCPVLYLPSHRSYMDFILMSYICYYYDIEIPGIAAGMDFHSMFGMGTMLRKTGAFFMRRSFSNDELYWDIFREYMYALVANYHIGVEFFIEGTRSRNFKALVPKIGLLSMALLPYFTGEVPDVMIVPVSVAYERVLEEQLFVYELLGVPKPKESTKGFFKALKIIDERFGKMFLDFGEPISVKEFFGHDSGQRMQRAGVGGHLQKLNRQEVELVKQLANEIIYQQQRRIVISTFNLLSLYYASQLYAQKNVNIDELSRGVLHLKRIFEQLGAHVSTTPSSIKADIIDAVEIHSNILHFAAARLQFTPMAAKQLAEKIDVRRMKAHALCPQTMAVAVPMLALQLYINPCMFWLARPAYLLLAALKEQRNQENQLSTADTISYDASLSALHSHVTTMDALFQHEFIIESNREAAEFETHLQLLLDERVVVVEKSGRIRVQDNECSHVILAALAPFLCLYYQLVVTLRKIPLDFEFSNKDLLVRVQQHVEQLLQQHGGSASHVHPYCLALDNLNIAIYALIQRGYILKCKDSGQMKIAGTPGKCLQELEHLLLEYCQLMPFAQYSTAANQQAQFHIAKL